The sequence below is a genomic window from Lentimicrobium sp. L6.
TTTTAACTTCTAGCTTCAATTTTCCAGTTCCTATTATTACTTCGTATCTTTATCAAAATGAACATCCATTTGTGGGAAAGGAATAGTAATTCCTGCCTCATCAAGAGCTAATTTTATTTTTTCATTGATTCCGAAATATACATCCCAATAATCTGCTACATTTGCCCAAGGACGAACAGCAAAATTAACGGAGCTATCTCCTAATTCGCTAACTCCAACAAAAGGAGCTGGGTCTTTTAAAACCTTTGGATGGTCTTGAAGAACCTTCATTAATACATCTTTAGCATCTTTAATATTTGATTCGTAAGAAATACCAGCACTTAAGTCTACTCTTAACTTACCTTCGGTGGTATAGTTAATGATGCTATTTCCAGCCACTGCTCCATTTGGTACGATGATGGTTTTATTTTGAGGATTTAAGAGGATGGTATTGAAAATCTGAATTTCTTTTACCACACCTAAATGTCCTTGGGCTTCAATAAGATCTGTTACCTTGTAAGGTTTAAAAATAAGCAGAATAATACCTCCCGCAAAGTTTGAAAGACTTCCTTGTAATGCTAAACCAATAGCTAAAGTAGCTGCTGAGAATAT
It includes:
- a CDS encoding mechanosensitive ion channel family protein, translated to MEELNNIDINKINDQAMTMVMEYGPKLLLAFVTLMIGLWIIKKLVAVASKGMNKGDTDQTLAPFVINLISWVLKILLFLSVASMIGIETTSFIAIFSAATLAIGLALQGSLSNFAGGIILLIFKPYKVTDLIEAQGHLGVVKEIQIFNTILLNPQNKTIIVPNGAVAGNSIINYTTEGKLRVDLSAGISYESNIKDAKDVLMKVLQDHPKVLKDPAPFVGVSELGDSSVNFAVRPWANVADYWDVYFGINEKIKLALDEAGITIPFPQMDVHFDKDTK